CTTCAAAGAATTTGACGCGATAGCTCGGAATATAGGCCTGCAGAATAACGATTAGCGGACGCTTGACTTTCACAAAATTGACCAATTGTGATTTAACCCTTGAATGGAGACCAACGAACCTTGACCAGCCATGAGTCAGATTCCTCTTCGTACGGCCGAGTAGAGAAAAACAAAATTCCCAATAAGGTACCTGCGCCATAACCGCTTTGGCTCTGATGCAAGACGAAAGATCCACTCCACGCCGATCTTGCTCATCCACTCCGGAGCACACTTCTTTGTACCCGCCGCGAAGTCAAAAGCCGCCCCCACAGCCACGGCAACGAAACCACCATCGACAGCGAGACGTCGAGCCTCGAAATCTTGTTTAGGCGTACCAAGACCCACCCAAACGATGTCAGGCTCCGCGGCAGATATAGCTTTATCTTGTTGATCGTATTCGGCCTTTGAAAGGGTCCGGAACGGAGGACTCATGAAGCCTACGATCTCAACGCCTGGATATCTAGCTTCGAGTGAGGCCCTAAGGAGTTCAAGGGTTCGAGGCGTAGAGCCAAGAAGGTAGTGCCGTAAGTTGTGTTGCCTCCCCTCATCCATGACCCGTTCGAACAAACTTGGGCCCCGAACCTGATACAAGGGGCGCGTGGTCAGCTTGGACAGCACCGAAATCGGTTTACCGTCCGGGAAGTTGCAGGAAGCCGCAAGAATACATTCTCGGAATGAGGCGTCTGTCTCTGCCAGAGCCACGCTGTAGGCGTTCAGCAGGTGTATGTCTGCCCCGCCAACACGCATCAGCGAGCGGGAACATAACCATTGGGTCGCTTCGCTAAGACTTGCAGTGGCGAATGGAATACCTGCAAGTTCTCGGTCCGACAGGGGTGCTATCATGCGCGTCCGATTCTGTGAGAGGGGCCAATCCGGGTGATGTAAACGGGACTCCGGAAAAGCATGCAGCCCCCTTCCCCCCGCGGCCAGATCGTACATTACCAGCGAATACCGCTTCCGTTGTCATGGTCCAGGTGAACACGACAGTCAGCCCGCAGGCTCCGTTTCTGGTGTGCCTTTGATCAGATTTCGCATCTTGAAAAATGTGTGTGTGACCGGCGAAAGAGTCTGATTACCTAGTTTCATTGCCGTGGAGCTCACCGGCTATAGTCTGTACTGGCTAGCAGCGGAACGGCTGCCTGGCGGTTACGCCGGCAGCACAACATAACGCGATCTAAGACTTTCATTTTCAGCAGGGGGCACTGCGTTGACAAAGCGCGCATTCATCACTGGCATCACCGGGCAAGACGGTTCGTATCTCGCGGAACTTCTACTGAGAAAAGGCTATGAGGTTCACGGCCTTATCAGACGAGCGTCGACGTTCAACACAACTCGGGTCGACCATCTTTACGTCGATCCTCACGAGTCAAATGCAAAACTCTTCCTCCACTATGGCGACCTGAGCGACGGGGCACGCCTCGTGACTCTCATGGCCCAAATCAACCCAGACGAGGTCTACAACCTTGCCGCACAATCCCACGTACGGGTGTCTTTTGAAGAACCTGAGCACACCGGCGACACGACTGGCATGGGATCGATCCGACTTCTTGAAGCTGTTCGCATGGCTGGGATAGACACACGGTTCTATCAAGCTTCATCGTCAGAAATGTTCGGCGCCACTCCTCCGCCTCAGGACGAGGACACTCCCTTTTACCCTCGTTCACCGTACGGTGCTGCAAAGGTGTACAGCTACTGGGTAACCAAGAACTACCGTGAGGCCTACGGGATGTTCGCTGTTAATGGAATTCTCTTCAATCACGAATCTCCTCGACGAGGTGAGACGTTCGTAACACGCAAGATCACCCGCGCTGTTGCGGCGATTGCGGCTGGTAAACAGGACTTCCTGTATATGGGGAATCTCGATGCCATTCGCGACTGGGGCTATGCTGCCGAGTATGTCGAGGGTATGTGGCGGATGCTGCAAACTGATGAGCCGGACGATTACGTACTTGCCACCGGTGTCGGATACTCGGTACGCGACTTCCTGGAGGTCTCGTTCGACCATGTGGGCCTTAATTGGGAAAATTACGTGAAGTTCGATGAACGATACCTTCGGCCCACAGAAGTTGACGCGCTGATTGGCGACGCATCAAAAGCCCACGCGAAACTGGGATGGAAGGCCACGGTGGAAACGCCCGAGCTCGCCCGAATCATGGTTGAAGCTGACGTGGAAGCCCTAAAACACTCAGGTAACCCCTGGATCGACACGGTTCGACTGGCAAGCTGGGGAGCCTAGTATGTCAGTGCGGAACCCGAGCGCTGTTGGCGCTGGCGATGATGTCGCCTTCTCGCCACTACCGCTAAATCCAACAACTCGAATCTACATCGCTGGTCACAGAGGGCTTGTAGGCTCGGCAATATTACGTGCGCTGGAAAAAAGGAATTTCACTAACATTATTAGTGCCACTTCCAGCGAGTTGGACTTGAGGAACCGAACCGCTGTATTTGATTTTTTTGAGCAAACAAGGCCCGAATATGTAGTTCTTGCCGCCGCCAAAGTAGGTGGAATTCTGGCAAATAATACGTATCCCGCTGATTTCTTATCTCAAAATCTTCAAATCCAGCTGAACGTAATGGATGCTGCCCTTAACAGCCAAGTCGATCGACTCCTCTTCCTAGGGTCTTCATGCATTTACCCAAAGTTTGCTGCCCAACCCATCAAAGAGGCTGAACTGCTGACGGGACATCTTGAGCCGACCAATGACGCCTATGCGATTGCGAAGATCGCAGGAATCATGCAAGTCCAAGCAATTCGACGACAGCACGGGCTGCCATGGATATCGGCAATGCCCACAAACTTGTACGGACCCAACGACAACTTCTCTGCCGCCGGTTCACATGTCCTCCCGGCAATGATTCGCCGATACGAGGAAGCACGCCTCAATGGCTCTACTGTCGTAACGAACTGGGGAACCGGGGCCCCAAGGCGCGAGTTCCTCCATGTCGATGACATGGCAGAGGCTTGCATTCATCTCCTGGAGACCTATGACGGCCCCGATCAGGTCAACGTAGGCACCGGGATTGACGTGAGCATTAAGGAGCTCGCTTCTCTAATCGCTGATGCCGTTGGCTACCGGGGTGCCATGGAATGGGATGAGACAAAACCAGATGGCACTCCACAGAAACTATTGGACGTTTCGAAGCTAGCGGGCACCGGGTGGACCGCACAAATTCCGCTAGAGGATGGGGTTGCCGACACCGTAGAGTGGTTCCGTGACCACATCAGTGTTGCGAGGCGCTAGTCTCTTACCCTGCGGTACTCCTGATCTCTCATGTTGAGTAACGCAAGCAGGCACTGTCCGTTTGTCATATTTCGCTTGGATGTATGTCATCAAACAAGGTTTGCTCCTACTCAATGTGCCAAGCATTCATACCCACGTTCCGTGTTGCAGGAAGACAGTGAGAGAGTTTCACTTCGATTGGGAACGCTTTCAGAAAGGTCTATATTTTGGAGCTAAGCGATTATCTGCGCATGGCACGACGGAGCTGGATCACTATCGTCGCGTGCACGATCCTCGGCTTACTCGTTGCTGCGGCCATCTCTCTCTCGATTAAGCCGTCCTACGCGGCTCAAACCCGGTTATTCGTGGCTATACAAGGCTCCGGTTCTGTGTCAGAACTCCAACAGGGAAATACGTTCAGCCAGGCGCGTGTTCAGTCATACGCTGAGACTGCGACGACTCCGGCGGTGCTCCAGCTTACCATAGACAGCTTGGGACTTCAGCTGACCCCCGCGCAATTAGCGGACAAAATCACGGCGAAGACTGACGCGAATACCGTTCTCATCTCCATAGAGGCCGTCGACCCCTCGCCCGTGCAGGCAGCAGCTATTGCCCAGGCGGTCGGTAACAGCCTCATTGCTGTGGTCGAGAACCTGGAAAGCCCCACCCCAGGAGGAAGATCACCGGTAAAACTGTCTGTGGTCACACCTGCAACGGCACCCTCGTCTCCCTCCGGACCCAACACTCGGGTCAACTTGGCCCTTGGGTTGCTTGGTGGATTTGCCCTAGGACTTGCTCTGACCGTCCTCCGGACAACTTTGGATACGAAGGTCCGGGGAGAGTCGGATGTAACTCGACTTTTGAGTGCACCAATACTCGGAGGCATTGTGTTCGATGCTGAGGCTACAAAGAAACCATTACTCACTCAAGCTCGCGCTCAGAGTCCGCGCGCGGAATCTTTCAGACAGATCCGTACAAATCTGCAATTCGCTCACGTAAGCCACGCGTCGAAAGCCGTACTCGTGACCTCCTCGCTCCCAGGTGAAGGGAAGACCACGACCGCAACAAACCTAGCTATTTCCCTCGCTCAAGCGGGTCAGACTGTAGTCCTAGTCGATGCAGACCTTCGTCGCCCCCGCGTCGACGATTACTTGGGCCTTGAGAGGAACGCTGGTCTGACTACGGCACTCGTGGGCAGCGCGGATGTCAACGACCTGCTACAGCACTGGGGTGAAGACGATCTCTATGTATTGACCTCAGGCGTTATTCCTCCCAACCCCAGCGAGCTCTTGGGCTCGGCTGCAATGAAAGATCTCATCACACGGTTGGAACAGGCTTTTGACGCTGTCATTATCGACGCCCCACCGCTACTTCCCGTGACCGACGCAGCGGTTCTAGCCCAACAGGTCGGAGGAGTAGTCCTGGTTGTCGGTTCAAGCAGGGTCAAATCCCCCGATCTAGCAAAGTCCGTGGCTGCCTTGGACATGGTCGAGGCCGATCTCCTCGGAGTTGTTGTGAACCTCTTGCTTACCAAAGGACCCGATGCTTACTCCTACACCTATTACAGCAACGAGAGCATCCCGAAACGACCGGCAAAGACGTTCTCAAGTGTGAGCAGATCCGTTGACCTCTAAGAAGATTTGCGCAGCAGCTCACGTCGAAGTCGAGCATCTCCGCCGTGGGCAGCATTAGCCGCGTTCACTCATGCCCCGGTTGCTGCTCAATGCCGGCGCTGCATTAGAGGTTGCTGTCAAACACACCTATCCGATTTCTGGAAACTGCAGTCCTCTTTCCGATTGTCTCTATTGCGCCGGTTAGGCTTGGAATATATATCTCTGGACATGAAAGGCAATCAAATTGGGGGTAACCGATGATTGGCGCGCCCGGACCTCTCTCATTTTGAGGTTATCTGACGCTCTTGTGATTGTTTGGGCAGTCATAGGAGCTTATGTTGTGAGGTTCGGCTTGGAACCGGACTTTACAATGATGGGCAGCGAGGCAGCATACGGAATCCTATCTCTAGTTCTCATTCTCGCATGGTGGATCATGCTCGGCGCTTGGAACAGCCGTCAAAGCCAGATCCTTGGTTCCGGCGCGGAGGAATACAAACGCGTCGTGGCAGCCTCTCTTTGGCTTTTCGGCCTGTTAGCGATATTTTCCTATGTCTTGCGTATTGATACGGCTCGAGGATTTGTCGGTTTTGCCCTGCCAGTGGGGCTTCTGGGTCTATTGCTTTCCAGGTGGTTATTTCGTCAACACCTCAACCTCCGGCGCCTCGTTGGTAAAAGTATGTCAAGACTTCTGATAATTGGTGGACCTAGCGCTGTGGCTCATTTGGCGAGCTCCTTGGAGCGTTCAAAAGGCTCCGGCTATCTCCCTGTGGCGGCATATACGCCAGGCCTGCACCCCCTGAGCACCAGTGAACCCGACTCCGGGCTTCCAATACTTGGAAATGACCCGACTTCGGCCTCCATTCTGAACGCCATAGATGAATGCCAAGCGGATGCTGTTGCAGTTTCCGCCGGAGTCCAGCTGCATCCGCAAACACTGAGACATCTCGGTTGGGAGCTGGCGTCTCGAAACCTCGGACTCATCATGGCGCCTGCCTTGACCGATGTGGCCGGGCCAAGAATCCACACGCAGCAAATCGCCGGACTTCCACTTATTCATGTAACGACACCAGCCCTCGAAGGTGGGCAGGGTGTAGCCAAACGTCT
This region of Arthrobacter sp. DNA4 genomic DNA includes:
- a CDS encoding WecB/TagA/CpsF family glycosyltransferase, with translation MIAPLSDRELAGIPFATASLSEATQWLCSRSLMRVGGADIHLLNAYSVALAETDASFRECILAASCNFPDGKPISVLSKLTTRPLYQVRGPSLFERVMDEGRQHNLRHYLLGSTPRTLELLRASLEARYPGVEIVGFMSPPFRTLSKAEYDQQDKAISAAEPDIVWVGLGTPKQDFEARRLAVDGGFVAVAVGAAFDFAAGTKKCAPEWMSKIGVEWIFRLASEPKRLWRRYLIGNFVFLYSAVRRGI
- a CDS encoding GDP-L-fucose synthase gives rise to the protein MSVRNPSAVGAGDDVAFSPLPLNPTTRIYIAGHRGLVGSAILRALEKRNFTNIISATSSELDLRNRTAVFDFFEQTRPEYVVLAAAKVGGILANNTYPADFLSQNLQIQLNVMDAALNSQVDRLLFLGSSCIYPKFAAQPIKEAELLTGHLEPTNDAYAIAKIAGIMQVQAIRRQHGLPWISAMPTNLYGPNDNFSAAGSHVLPAMIRRYEEARLNGSTVVTNWGTGAPRREFLHVDDMAEACIHLLETYDGPDQVNVGTGIDVSIKELASLIADAVGYRGAMEWDETKPDGTPQKLLDVSKLAGTGWTAQIPLEDGVADTVEWFRDHISVARR
- the gmd gene encoding GDP-mannose 4,6-dehydratase, which translates into the protein MTKRAFITGITGQDGSYLAELLLRKGYEVHGLIRRASTFNTTRVDHLYVDPHESNAKLFLHYGDLSDGARLVTLMAQINPDEVYNLAAQSHVRVSFEEPEHTGDTTGMGSIRLLEAVRMAGIDTRFYQASSSEMFGATPPPQDEDTPFYPRSPYGAAKVYSYWVTKNYREAYGMFAVNGILFNHESPRRGETFVTRKITRAVAAIAAGKQDFLYMGNLDAIRDWGYAAEYVEGMWRMLQTDEPDDYVLATGVGYSVRDFLEVSFDHVGLNWENYVKFDERYLRPTEVDALIGDASKAHAKLGWKATVETPELARIMVEADVEALKHSGNPWIDTVRLASWGA
- a CDS encoding polysaccharide biosynthesis tyrosine autokinase gives rise to the protein MARRSWITIVACTILGLLVAAAISLSIKPSYAAQTRLFVAIQGSGSVSELQQGNTFSQARVQSYAETATTPAVLQLTIDSLGLQLTPAQLADKITAKTDANTVLISIEAVDPSPVQAAAIAQAVGNSLIAVVENLESPTPGGRSPVKLSVVTPATAPSSPSGPNTRVNLALGLLGGFALGLALTVLRTTLDTKVRGESDVTRLLSAPILGGIVFDAEATKKPLLTQARAQSPRAESFRQIRTNLQFAHVSHASKAVLVTSSLPGEGKTTTATNLAISLAQAGQTVVLVDADLRRPRVDDYLGLERNAGLTTALVGSADVNDLLQHWGEDDLYVLTSGVIPPNPSELLGSAAMKDLITRLEQAFDAVIIDAPPLLPVTDAAVLAQQVGGVVLVVGSSRVKSPDLAKSVAALDMVEADLLGVVVNLLLTKGPDAYSYTYYSNESIPKRPAKTFSSVSRSVDL
- a CDS encoding sugar transferase, which gives rise to MLRLSDALVIVWAVIGAYVVRFGLEPDFTMMGSEAAYGILSLVLILAWWIMLGAWNSRQSQILGSGAEEYKRVVAASLWLFGLLAIFSYVLRIDTARGFVGFALPVGLLGLLLSRWLFRQHLNLRRLVGKSMSRLLIIGGPSAVAHLASSLERSKGSGYLPVAAYTPGLHPLSTSEPDSGLPILGNDPTSASILNAIDECQADAVAVSAGVQLHPQTLRHLGWELASRNLGLIMAPALTDVAGPRIHTQQIAGLPLIHVTTPALEGGQGVAKRLFDVLASSLLIIMLSPLLVLIAVIVRLGSPGPIFFKQERVGLGGLPFRMIKFRSMVVDAEAYLDELKHQNEGNGVLFKIRDDPRVTRVGRILRKYSLDELPQLFNVLAGSMSLVGPRPPLPQEVEAYEHDVRRRLLVKPGLTGLWQVSGRSTLSWQDSVRLDLYYVENWSLAGDLIIILRTVRAVLRGTGAY